The sequence CGGCTGATTTCGGAACGTTCAGGGGTTTAAAATCCCATTTCGTTCCGGGCGGGATGATCGGATCTTCGTGGTCAGGGTAATCTGGAAAAAGGTCATTGGTAACAGCCGCGCCGAATTTTTGCCTGACATTACTCATTTGCAGGTCATCGGCTCCGCTAGCCAGTGTACTGGTCATAGCTTTGAGCAGCAGCGCACATTTCAGAACCGACCACGGTTCGGGTGAATAACCCAGCAGCTTGTATTCGATGGGGTAATCGGCGGGTTTGAGTCGCGAAATCCAGGCATTGACACCAGCAGAATAAGCTTCAACAATCTGCTTTGCAATCGGATCACCCATCATGGCTTTCATTGCCTGTTCGGCCCCGTAAGTCATACCGATCTCACGATTGAATCGGTCAAGCGGAAGAGCCCGGTCGCCAACTATTTCGGAGAGACGCCCCGCAGCAGCATGCGTCTGAAACTCCATCTGCCAGAGCCGATCGCGAGCCGTGAGATACCCCTGCGCAAAATAAACATCATGATCATTCTTGGCAAAGACATGCGGAACCGCCATGTCATCGAAGACGACCGTAACAGGGGCCTGGGTGCCGTCTAAGCTTATTTCCTCATCCGAATCAGAAACGGACTCTGCATTTTGCCAAAATCCAACAAAAGGGCTAAGTAATGGTCCAAACGCCGGAATGCTCCCCCAGGGGCGATTTAATGAACAAACAACGAGTATTGCAATCAGAGAAACTACAATAGCTTTTAGGTATCGCATGAATGGGTAGGAGCAATTGAAGAGAATTTATTTTGCAATTTTACTATTGCATCCAGCAAATAAAAAGTATTCCTTTCCTAATCGCGATAATTCTTTACTACATTTGCCAAAGCACTATTCAGTTGCCTTCTGAGTGTAAGTAACCGTTCGCAGTAATCCTGCATAAACTTCTATGGAACTGACGGATACGGATTTGACGCTTCGTTTGAAACAACACGACGAGGCCGCGTTCGAAACATTGTTTCGGCGATACTATCGTTACCTCTACAGTATAGCTATCCAATATGTGAAAGATCCAGACCTGGCAGAGGATGCTCTTCAGGAGGTGTACCTGAAACTATGGACGCACCGGGAACAATTAAACGAATCTCAATCGGTTAGAAACTATCTCGCAACAGCCATGCGCCATCAAATGATCAATACGCTCCGCGACGAAAAGCGGGCTATTTTGCGTCACCTCAGTCTTCAGGCTTCGCGCCCCGATGTAGACACATCTACCGAGGAAACGCTGGTTCTGAGTGAGTACGGATCGGTAGTGCTTGATGGCCTGCGGCAGCTATCGGCCCAGCGCCGACTTGTGTTTCTGTTGCGCTCCGAGAAAGGGCTAACCAACGAAGAAGTGGCCTCTCAGCTTCAGATTTCAATTAACACCGTGAAAGTGCAGTATTACCATGCCTGCCGTTTTCTCCGCGACTATTTGCGGCAACATGCTGGTATTGAAGCCATGATTATATGGCTGGCCGTTTTTTTTAATTAATCCAGTTTTTTTTCATTTCCAATAATACTTCCTGCTTCGGGTGGTGTATAGGGAGCATATGGCTTTCCTATGCCTACACCTATGACTGAAGAATTACTTCAAAAGTACTTCGCCAACCAGGTCACGCCCGATGAAGCCCGGCGTGTGCTAGCCTGGTTTGACACTGAAGACGGTCAGACCTATCTGACAGGGCGGCTTAACGACCAGCTTAGTAGTACAGACTGGCACGCTCCTCCCGGCATTCCTGCGCCCGATGCCGACCAGATGCTGTATGCGATGCGGCAACGAATGGCCGACCGTTCACCAGACAGGGAAACACCCGTTCGGCGACTTGGCTGGTTTAGTCGGCCAATGCGATGGGCTGCGGTTTTGGCAGGTGCTCTCCTGCTGGCAACAGCCGCCTTCTTTGGTTATCGTGAGCTATATCCGGTCGATTTGATTCAGCACACCGCTTATGGCAAAACAACCCGACTGACCTTGTCGGATGGTTCAATGGTAACGCTCAATGGCAATAGCTGTCTACGCTATGCGCCCCACTGGAAAAGCGGCCAGATCCGGGAAGTATGGCTTAGTGGCGAAGGTTTCTTTCATGTAACGCATCAGCGCAATCACGAACGCTTTGTCGTACACCTTCCGAATAAACTCAACATTGAAGTTTTAGGTACTCAGTTCAACGTGCTGGCGCGCGAAAGCCGGGCAAAAGTGGTGTTGAACAACGGTAAAATTCAGCTCGATGTGGGCGAACGATCCAAAGACAAGCTGATTATGAAACCGGGCGACCTGGTATATGCCGACGTAAAAACGAAGGAATATTATCGAAAGCGCGTAGACCCTGCCACTCAATCAGCCTGGCAGACCGGCAAATTGAAATTTGAAGGAACCAGCTTACGCGAAGTAGCCCAGATGCTGGAAGATACCTACGGTGTTACGGTAGTTATCAACGATCCTGATCTACGTCGGCAAACCCTGTCTGGCACAATTCCAAACCAGTCGATGCAGACTATTTTGAACGGCCTATCAACGCTGTTCGACCTCCATATTACTCAACAAAACAATCAAATTATTATTCAACGAACCAGCCTACCACAACCATGAATAAACAATTAATTGCACTCGGATCGTTGTTTGTGGCCGGTATTTTGCCCGTACGGGCGCAACTACTGGCTTCCAGCGACCGCTTTGCTACGTATCAAAGCCGGGAAGTAGATACCCGTCTGATTACCTTACGCAGTGCCCTTGCCGAACTGGAACAGTATTATAGTGTTTCGTTCATTTACCCGACCAATCTGGTCGATACAAAGGTAGTGATGGTTAACCGCCATAGTCAGAATCTGGAAGCCGAATTAACCAGTTTACTGGCCAATAAAGGATTAACTTATCGCAAGGTTCAGCCTAACTTCTACGCTATTGTGTCGGCGGATAAAGGAAAAAATCCGCGGCTTTTTCGAAAAATCGAACAAATTGAAACCAAAACCAGCACCGATCAGGCCCAAACACCCGTAAACATACCCGAACGGACCATTGACAAATTGGAACGGAGTGGCTGGTCAATGACATCGGCAAAACCACTGGCCGATATCAATGGGAAAGTATCCGACAAAAACGGGCAGGGTATTCCGGGAGTTAGCGTCATCATTAAAGGGACCAATCGCGGTACAACCACCAACGCCAATGGCGAGTATAGTTTGAATGCGGCCAATAACGCCGTGCTGGTTTTCAGCTTTGTAGGCTATACATCGCAGGAAGTTCCGGTATCAAACCGAAGCCAGATTAATATAACGATGCTTGACGACGTGAAAGCCCTCAGCGAAGTCGTTGTTGTTGGGTATGGCACCCAGAAGCGGGCATCGGTTACGGGTGCAATCTCGTCGGTGTCGGCGCAGGAAGTTACTCAATTGCCCGTGCCTAGTGTTGAGCAGGCCATTCAGGGGCGGGTACCAGGCGTTACAGTAACGGCAAATGGTTCGCCGGGCGAAACGCCTATTGTACGGATTCGGGGGATTGGCTCGATCAATTACGCGGCTAATCCGCTATACGTGATCGATGGTTTTCCAACGAGTGATCTCAACAACTTTGATACGCGCGATATTGAGTCCGTAGACGTCTTGAAAGACGCTTCATCGGCGGCAATCTATGGTTCACGAGCAGCCAATGGTGTCATTATCGTTACCACGAAGAAAGGCAGTGGCGATGGAAAGCTACACGTCAATTACGATGGCTACGTTGGTACTCAGACTGCCTGGCGGCAGCTTGACCTGCTGAATCGGGATGAATACCTCCAGTTCGGCACCGCGCTGCGTACGAATGCCGGACAGCCGATTCCGGCCCGGTTTAGCAACATGAATCAGCCGATCTACGCTGGAACGTCACAAACATATGCTCAAACCGATACCGACTGGCAGAAGGCCGTTTTCCGCAACGCACCCATCACGCAACACAGCGTTCAGCTGTCGGGTGGAAATGAGCGGTCACGATTTTATTCGTCGGTGGGTTATTTTAATCAGCAGGGGATCATGATTGGTACGGGTTATAAACGGGGGAACTTCCGTATTAACTCCGATCATATCATCAGCAAGCGTTTTTCGTTCGGTCAAAACCTGACGATATCCTACGACGACAAGCTTAATGAAGTTAGTGCGGGCGGACGGACACAGGTTCAGAACATGATTCGTATGACGCCTTACATGCCCATTGAAGATCCGACGCTGGTAGGTGGCTATCGTGGTCCGGATGGTTCCGACGGTACTGATCCCCAAAACCCCGTACGGGCTGCCTTACAGGATCAAAGCAACACCCAGCGCATGAAAATTCTGGGTAGTGCCTACATCGACGTTAAACTCATTGATGGATTGACCTATCGGCTGCGTGGCGGCATCGACTACGTAACGGCCCGGACTTATTCGTTCCTACCGATTTACAGCGAGAGTTTCAATGCCCGTGCGTTGGCCCAGTTGTCAGACGACCGTCTTACTTATGCTTCACCGCTGATCTCGAACCAGCTGACGTATGAGAAAGTGTTCGGCAAACATTCCATCAATGCTGTGGTGGTAGCTGAACGGCAGGCAGGCAGAACCCTCGAAATCATTGGAACAGGCCAGGCTACGTCGAACACCATCCGCGAATTAAACGCTGTTGTCAGCACAAGTGCGGGCTTAAGTGGCACGCGGTCGGAAAACGTACTGGAATCCTATTTGGGACGTATCAACTATGAATATGCCGGTAAATATTTAGTTGGGGCATCGTTCCGTCGTGATGGGTCATCGCGGTTTGCGCCTGGCAACAAATGGGGTAACTTCCCATCGGTATCGGCAGGCTGGCGGATCAGTGAAGAAAAATTCCTCAAAAACATACCGACCATCTCAGAGTTAAAGCTGCGGGCCAGTTATGGCACAATGGGCTTCAATGGCATTGGCGATTACTCCTGGCAGGTAGCGGTTTCGCAAAATACCAACGCCATTTTTGGTGACAGCCGTACACAGGGAACCTACTTTGATCGCCTGGGCAATACTGACTTACGCTGGGAAGTAACGAAAATGAGCAACTTCGGTCTGGATTTGGGGCTGCTTAACAACAGCATTACGTTATCTGCCGAAGTGTATCAGCGGAATACAGATGGATTAATTCTGAATCAACCGATTGCGCCTTCGATTGGCTATACCCAGTCACCCATTGTGAACGTAGGCAGCATGCGTAATAATGGCGTGGAAATGCAATTAGGCTATAACAAAACGAAAGGTGCCTTACGATTTAATGCGTCGGGTAACATTAGCTTCATCAGTAATAAAGTCCTGAGCCTGGGGCCAACGGTATCGCCCTTACTGAACGGTGCTAATGCTGACTACGGCGGGGGCGACATTACCCGCACGGAAGCCGGGCAGTCAATTCAGTATTTCTATGGCTATAAGGTAGTGGGTATTTTCCAGACAGCGGATGAGATCAAAGCAGCTCCAACGCAGGATAACGCCAAACCCGGTGACATTCGATTTGCTGATATAAATAATGATGGCAAAATTGACGCAAGCGACCGCGTGAATCTGGGTAGCTTCCTACCAAAATTCACGTATGGACTAAACCTGTCGGCCAATTACCGGGGTTTCGATCTGTCGCTGTTTTTCCAGGGTGTGCAGGGTAATAAGATCTATAACGGCGTAAAAGTCCTCGAACAGGGCATGCTGCGGTTGTTCAACGCTGGCACTGATGTACTACGTGCCTGGACACCCACAAACACCAATACCGACGTACCACGCGCTGTTGACGGCGATCCTAACGGAAACACCCGCACCTCAGACCGTTTTATTGAAGATGGCTCCTACCTGCGGCTGAAGAACCTCAGCATTGGTTATACTGTTCCCGCTGCTGCCCTGCAATCATTCTCGCGTGGAACCCTCAGCCGCGCACGTCTCTACGTAGCCTCGACAAACCTGCTGACGTTTACGAAATATACTGGCTATGATCCTGAGGTTGGCTCACGAACCAGTAACACCAATCCAACACTGACCAACGGCATTGACTATGGTCAGTTTCCACAGGCTCGCTCATTTATGGTCGGGTTACAACTTGGTTTTTAACGAACGAGACATAAACAAAGTCACTATGAAATCTACATACTGGTCCACAGGTATAGTGGCAATGGGGCTGTTCTTCGGATGCAGCACCAGTAGCCTCGACAAAGTGAATCCTAATCAGGTTATTACCGATAATTACTATAAAACGTCTGATGAACTGCTTAAAGGTGTCAATTCGGTGTATGCCATTTGGCAAAGTGCGAATCTGACCGGCCGCGAGTGGTTTTTCCTGAACGACCTCCGCTCCGACGATGTAGCAACGGGCGGGGGCCAGTTGGAAGCGCCCCGAAGTCAAATCCTGATTGGCGCTCAGAATCCGACAAATGCGGTAGCGTTTTCCGTTTGGAATGGGCTGTACCGGACCATACACCGGGCAAACGTGGTGATTGATAATGGCGCTGCTGTTAAGGACAATCCAACGCTGGCGAAGCGGGTCGTCGCTGAAGCAAAATTTCTGCGGGCACTGGCTTATTTCGATCTGGTCACTATCTGGGGAGCAGTTCCGATGTATACGGACTACGTAACGAACGTCGATGGAACAAAGCCGAAATCCTCTGTAGATGATATTTATACACTGCTAACGACCGATTTGCTGGCAATTCAGGCTGATCTCCCCGCCAGTTTCAGTGGAGCCGACCTTGGCCGGTCAACCAAAGGAGCCGTTCAGGCACTGCTGGCACGGGTTTATATGCAAAAAGGCGACTACGCAAATGCTAAAACACAGCTTCAGTCCATCATTAGTTCGGGTACCTACAAGCTGACCGATGAGTACATGGACAACTTCATCGAAGAAACTGAGTTCAATTCAGAGTCGATCTTTGAAATCGGGTTTTCGCTGGTTGGTGGGTTCAACTGGGACGCTGATGGTAATGATAATGGCGCGAATGAAAACATGACCCGGAGTCAGGAGTACTCAGCTATTGGCTGGCGCAACCTGATTCCATCGGAGAGCTTAGTAGCTGAATATGAACATACGGCAAAAGGCGATGCCAAAACCGATCCGCGCCTGAAATTCAATTTCTATTTCATTGGCGATACCTACAATAATGGCCTGAATACCCTGATGGATTCACAGGTACAGGGCAATACGATCCTCTTCAATGGGGTAGCGCAGAAAATTAGCTGGCGGAAGTATACAGCGATGTATAAAAATAACGAAACCTTTTATACATCGGGCATCAATATGCGGTTGATTCGTTATGCGGAGGTACTCCTGATGATGGCTGAAACCGAAAACGAAACGGGCAATATGGCGAATGCGATCACGCTGCTCAATCAGATTCGGGCCAGAAAAAGCGTTGCGATGCCTGCTTACCCGACCGCTAAATATCCAGTCAATAGCAAGGATGAAGTGCTTCGTGCTATCATGCACGAAAAGCGGGTCGAACAGGCGGGTGAGCAAATCCGCAATCGTGACATTCTGCGTTGGCGGGCACAGAACAAGCTCAAAACAGAACCTTTTTCGTATTTCGTGAAAGGCAAACAGGAACTGATGCCCATTCCACAACAGGAACTGGACAATAACAGTAAACTAAGCCAGAAGGACCAGAATCCGGGCTATTAACTCATACCAAGTAAAAGTAGAGGGTTAAATCCCCGGCTGGCCTTCGTTGCCGAGCCGGGGATTTTGTCTATATTTCGATTATGCATTATCTGTTCAGACTGAGCGGCTTCCTGCTCTTTTTCCTAGCCAGCTGTACCCACCAGCCTATCCGTTTTGAGCGTCTCACTACCGAACAAACGGGTATCGACTTTGCCAATACGATTACTGAAACCGACTCACTGAACGTGTTGGAATTCGAGTATATGTTCAATGGCGGTGGCGTTGGCATTGGCGATTTCAATGGCGACGGACTGAGCGATGTATTTTTTGCGGGCAATCAGGTTTCCAGCCGCTTATACCTCAATAAAGGCGATTTTAAATTCGAGGATATAACCAGGCAGGCAGGCGTCGGCACTAAATTCTGGTGTACGGGCGTTGCCGTTGCCGATATTAACCAGGATGGTCGGCAGGATATTTACGTGTCAACCATTCATCCCGACCGCAATCGGGTAGTTCCAAACCTGCTTTTTCTCAATCAGGGTAACAACGCTGCGGGTACACCCCAATTTAAGGAGGTTGCCCGGGAAGTCGGGCTGGCCGATTCAAGTTATTCCAGCCAGGCCACCTTCCTGGATTATGATCGGGACGGTGATCTGGATGTTTTTCTACTGACCAATGCGCTGGAGGCCTATAACCGGAATAACGTTACTGGCCCCCGTAATGACGGTTCAGCTAAAAGTCGGGATAAACTCTTTCGGAATGATGGTCAGGTAGTAGTGTATAAAGCGCAGGGAGCAAATTCGCAAGCTAACTCCCCTACCCCTCCCGGCTTACTTCCGCACTTCACCGACGTTTCGGAACAGGCCGGTTTGCTTCACGAAGGATGGGGATTAGGCGTGGTTGTCAACGATGTGAATCAGGACGGCTGGCCTGATATTTATGTAGCCAACGATTTTCAGTCCAACGATGTCTGGCTCATCAATAACCAGAATGGGACATTCAGTAATAAGATCGCTGAAGCCCTGAAGCATCAGAGCCACAACAGCATGGGCATGGACATAGCTGATATCAATAACGACGGTCTGAATGATCTGGCCGTTGTGGATATGCTACCTGATGATAATTTACGGCAGAAGACCATGTTTGCCACCATTCCCTATGATCGTTTTCAGATGGCCCGACGGCTGAACTATCAGCCGCAGTACGTCCGGAATGTGCTGCAATTGAATAGAGGTCAAGGTTCTGGCACCATGCCCTTATTTTCCGACATCAGCTATCTGGCCGGTACGGCTGCAACCGACTGGAGCTGGAGCGCCCTTTTCGCGGATTTGGATAATGATGGCTTTCGCGATTTACTGATCACGAATGGTTATCGGAAAGACATTACAGACCTCGATTTTATCAGCTACAATCGCGACGCCGGACTGTTCGGCACCGATGCCGCCCGACGCGCTCAGTTGCTGAAGCGAATCGAGGAATTAGAACCGGTTTATAAGCCAAACTTCCTGTTTCATAACAAAGGAGATCTTCATTTTGCGAACGTGGCTAACGATTGGGGCATGGGTGAACCTTCCTTTACGAATGGCACTGCCTATGCCGATTTCGATGACGATGGCGATCTGGATGTAGTCATGAACAACATCAACGATCCTGCCTTTCTGTATCGAAACCGAACCGTTGATCATTCCACCGATTCGACAGCCAATCGGTTTCTGAAGATAAACCTGATTGGTAAACCCGGAAATCGGGAAGGGCTGGGAGCCAAAGTAACGATTTGGGCAGGCGGCACTATGCATTACACAGAATATACCCGGCAGCGCGGCTATCTGTCCACGATGGAGTCGGGTATTCATGTTGGTTTGGGTCACGCACAACGTATCGATTCGCTAAAAATCGTATGGCCGTCGGGCAACGCGCAGATTCTCCGGAACATAAGGCTATCTAAGGTGTTGACACTGGATGAGCAGAAAGCAATTTCTCCATCTGCTTCTTTACCGTCAAAAGTGCCAGCCAACTCGTTGCTTACTGAAATTTCGGCACCACTTGGGCTGTCTTTTCAGCATCAGGAAGACGATTTTGTGGATTATAAAGCCCAGCAAACACTGCTCTCCCATAAACATTCACAGATCGGGCCAGGCTTAGCAGTTGGGGATGTAGATGGCAACGGACTCGACGATATTTACATTGCTGGAGCGGCTCACCGAGGTGGCACATTTTTTCTGCAACAAATCGACCCCTCGGGCAAAAATCGTTTTCAGCGCAAAGATCGTCCGGCAAAAGAGCCCGAAGAAACCGGCGTTCTGTTATTCGATGCCGACCTTGATGGTGACCTTGACCTGTATGCTGTTCATGGCAGCACCGAGTTTGGCAAAAATGAAGCTCGCTATCAGGACAGCTTGTACCTGAACGATGGGCGAGGAAATTTTCGCTCGTCTGCCACGTCATTGCCAAACACAACATCGAGCGGTTCGTGCATCGTAGCGACCGACTTCGA comes from Spirosoma aureum and encodes:
- a CDS encoding RNA polymerase sigma factor, producing MELTDTDLTLRLKQHDEAAFETLFRRYYRYLYSIAIQYVKDPDLAEDALQEVYLKLWTHREQLNESQSVRNYLATAMRHQMINTLRDEKRAILRHLSLQASRPDVDTSTEETLVLSEYGSVVLDGLRQLSAQRRLVFLLRSEKGLTNEEVASQLQISINTVKVQYYHACRFLRDYLRQHAGIEAMIIWLAVFFN
- a CDS encoding FecR family protein; protein product: MTEELLQKYFANQVTPDEARRVLAWFDTEDGQTYLTGRLNDQLSSTDWHAPPGIPAPDADQMLYAMRQRMADRSPDRETPVRRLGWFSRPMRWAAVLAGALLLATAAFFGYRELYPVDLIQHTAYGKTTRLTLSDGSMVTLNGNSCLRYAPHWKSGQIREVWLSGEGFFHVTHQRNHERFVVHLPNKLNIEVLGTQFNVLARESRAKVVLNNGKIQLDVGERSKDKLIMKPGDLVYADVKTKEYYRKRVDPATQSAWQTGKLKFEGTSLREVAQMLEDTYGVTVVINDPDLRRQTLSGTIPNQSMQTILNGLSTLFDLHITQQNNQIIIQRTSLPQP
- a CDS encoding SusC/RagA family TonB-linked outer membrane protein, giving the protein MNKQLIALGSLFVAGILPVRAQLLASSDRFATYQSREVDTRLITLRSALAELEQYYSVSFIYPTNLVDTKVVMVNRHSQNLEAELTSLLANKGLTYRKVQPNFYAIVSADKGKNPRLFRKIEQIETKTSTDQAQTPVNIPERTIDKLERSGWSMTSAKPLADINGKVSDKNGQGIPGVSVIIKGTNRGTTTNANGEYSLNAANNAVLVFSFVGYTSQEVPVSNRSQINITMLDDVKALSEVVVVGYGTQKRASVTGAISSVSAQEVTQLPVPSVEQAIQGRVPGVTVTANGSPGETPIVRIRGIGSINYAANPLYVIDGFPTSDLNNFDTRDIESVDVLKDASSAAIYGSRAANGVIIVTTKKGSGDGKLHVNYDGYVGTQTAWRQLDLLNRDEYLQFGTALRTNAGQPIPARFSNMNQPIYAGTSQTYAQTDTDWQKAVFRNAPITQHSVQLSGGNERSRFYSSVGYFNQQGIMIGTGYKRGNFRINSDHIISKRFSFGQNLTISYDDKLNEVSAGGRTQVQNMIRMTPYMPIEDPTLVGGYRGPDGSDGTDPQNPVRAALQDQSNTQRMKILGSAYIDVKLIDGLTYRLRGGIDYVTARTYSFLPIYSESFNARALAQLSDDRLTYASPLISNQLTYEKVFGKHSINAVVVAERQAGRTLEIIGTGQATSNTIRELNAVVSTSAGLSGTRSENVLESYLGRINYEYAGKYLVGASFRRDGSSRFAPGNKWGNFPSVSAGWRISEEKFLKNIPTISELKLRASYGTMGFNGIGDYSWQVAVSQNTNAIFGDSRTQGTYFDRLGNTDLRWEVTKMSNFGLDLGLLNNSITLSAEVYQRNTDGLILNQPIAPSIGYTQSPIVNVGSMRNNGVEMQLGYNKTKGALRFNASGNISFISNKVLSLGPTVSPLLNGANADYGGGDITRTEAGQSIQYFYGYKVVGIFQTADEIKAAPTQDNAKPGDIRFADINNDGKIDASDRVNLGSFLPKFTYGLNLSANYRGFDLSLFFQGVQGNKIYNGVKVLEQGMLRLFNAGTDVLRAWTPTNTNTDVPRAVDGDPNGNTRTSDRFIEDGSYLRLKNLSIGYTVPAAALQSFSRGTLSRARLYVASTNLLTFTKYTGYDPEVGSRTSNTNPTLTNGIDYGQFPQARSFMVGLQLGF
- a CDS encoding RagB/SusD family nutrient uptake outer membrane protein; its protein translation is MKSTYWSTGIVAMGLFFGCSTSSLDKVNPNQVITDNYYKTSDELLKGVNSVYAIWQSANLTGREWFFLNDLRSDDVATGGGQLEAPRSQILIGAQNPTNAVAFSVWNGLYRTIHRANVVIDNGAAVKDNPTLAKRVVAEAKFLRALAYFDLVTIWGAVPMYTDYVTNVDGTKPKSSVDDIYTLLTTDLLAIQADLPASFSGADLGRSTKGAVQALLARVYMQKGDYANAKTQLQSIISSGTYKLTDEYMDNFIEETEFNSESIFEIGFSLVGGFNWDADGNDNGANENMTRSQEYSAIGWRNLIPSESLVAEYEHTAKGDAKTDPRLKFNFYFIGDTYNNGLNTLMDSQVQGNTILFNGVAQKISWRKYTAMYKNNETFYTSGINMRLIRYAEVLLMMAETENETGNMANAITLLNQIRARKSVAMPAYPTAKYPVNSKDEVLRAIMHEKRVEQAGEQIRNRDILRWRAQNKLKTEPFSYFVKGKQELMPIPQQELDNNSKLSQKDQNPGY
- a CDS encoding VCBS repeat-containing protein; its protein translation is MHYLFRLSGFLLFFLASCTHQPIRFERLTTEQTGIDFANTITETDSLNVLEFEYMFNGGGVGIGDFNGDGLSDVFFAGNQVSSRLYLNKGDFKFEDITRQAGVGTKFWCTGVAVADINQDGRQDIYVSTIHPDRNRVVPNLLFLNQGNNAAGTPQFKEVAREVGLADSSYSSQATFLDYDRDGDLDVFLLTNALEAYNRNNVTGPRNDGSAKSRDKLFRNDGQVVVYKAQGANSQANSPTPPGLLPHFTDVSEQAGLLHEGWGLGVVVNDVNQDGWPDIYVANDFQSNDVWLINNQNGTFSNKIAEALKHQSHNSMGMDIADINNDGLNDLAVVDMLPDDNLRQKTMFATIPYDRFQMARRLNYQPQYVRNVLQLNRGQGSGTMPLFSDISYLAGTAATDWSWSALFADLDNDGFRDLLITNGYRKDITDLDFISYNRDAGLFGTDAARRAQLLKRIEELEPVYKPNFLFHNKGDLHFANVANDWGMGEPSFTNGTAYADFDDDGDLDVVMNNINDPAFLYRNRTVDHSTDSTANRFLKINLIGKPGNREGLGAKVTIWAGGTMHYTEYTRQRGYLSTMESGIHVGLGHAQRIDSLKIVWPSGNAQILRNIRLSKVLTLDEQKAISPSASLPSKVPANSLLTEISAPLGLSFQHQEDDFVDYKAQQTLLSHKHSQIGPGLAVGDVDGNGLDDIYIAGAAHRGGTFFLQQIDPSGKNRFQRKDRPAKEPEETGVLLFDADLDGDLDLYAVHGSTEFGKNEARYQDSLYLNDGRGNFRSSATSLPNTTSSGSCIVATDFDHDGDLDLFVGGRIVPQRFPEPARSYLLRNDGLATRNSERGNNRSVPHFTDITDRFAPGLGQAGLICSALWTDIDNDTWPDLMLAGEFMPITVFKNDRGSRLTPLKMPTLEKAVGFWNSLTSGDFDNDGDLDYIAGNLGLNSRLQASASHPISVYAADYDKNGTLDPILSFFNGETEYPVHPRDVLTDQVPSFKKKMTSYASYGKMKLSDLLDNEQQKQAIHKQATYCSSAYIENRAGTLMLHELPIEAQFSTVFGTVANDLNHDGNLDILLTGNDFATEILSGWQDASLGLCLLGDGHGHFKPLSPAQSGFIVDGDAKSSASVLLANGQLYYFATQNNGPMRVFAETNGRARYERIKATDVSITPVKATGLKRKIEYSWGGGYLSQSSRVAEKKPY